The sequence CCACTGCTGGGCGGCGCTGCCGGAGTCGGTCTGCTGGGTGGTCTGCGCGGCGGTTCCGTCCACACCGACGTCCTTGCCGCTGTGGCGGGCCACGATGGTGACCTTGGACATCGAGGCGTCGCCGCACTCCGGGGTGAAGGTGCAGCCGCTCAGCCACGTCGCCTGGCCCGCCTCGTAGGCGCCCTGGTCCGGAGCGGCGCCGGCGTAGCCGTCGGTCACTCCGGCCACCGGTGTACCCGCGTCGATCGCGGGTGATCCCGGTGCCAGGGTGAAGTCGTTCGCGGCGAAGTCCGTGTAGCCGGGGGCAGGGGTGTTGGCCGCCGGGTTCTGACTGTACTTCGTGGCAAGGTCGTTGGACTCGTTCGGCGTGCCTCCGGCGATGTAGGCGTAGCTCTGGTCCGCGGGTTTGTCGCCGTCGAGGATGTTGTTGCGGGCCGTGGTGTTCGCGACCTGGGCCGCGGTGGCGTAGTAGTTGAAGATCGTCGATCTGTCGGGTGTCACGATGGTGTTGTTGGTGTAACTGCCCTTGAGGTACGGCAGGTCGTGCCCGGCGGACCAGCCGCCCTGCGCCACCCCGTAGCCGCCGACCGAGTTGGACCCCAGGCCCCAGATGACGTTGTGGTCGACGTTGACGTCGATGGTGCCGTTGTCGAAGTGCAGGCCGTTGCCGACCTGGGACGGGTTGTGGATCGTGTTGTGGTCGATCCGGCCGCGGAGCGAGGTGTCGCAGCAGACGTAGATGGCGCCCAGGTCCTGCCCGATCCTCGCGTAGTCGGACATGTCGTTGTAGGCGATGCGCAGGTCGTAACCGGCGTTGGGGTAGGCGTTGGTGTTGAGGTTGATCATGTCGCGGCCGGTGGAGCGCATCGTGTTGTGGACGATGGCGGAGGACTGGATGCCGTCCTCGACGGTGATCGCCGCGGAGTAGGTGCCGTTGTAGGCGGCGTCGGTGATGAGGTTGTCGCGGATCACCTGTCCGGAGCCCTTGAGGGAGACCCCTGCCCCGCCGGAGTACCGGATGTGGCTGTCGAGGAGCTCGTTGTCCCTGCCGTGCAGCTGGATGCCGCTGTCCGCGCGGTGGTTGCCCGCGTAGATGCCCGCGTAGGGCAGGTCGCTCCGGTACTGCGTCGTCTGCCACTCCGACAGGTACGTGGCGTCGATCCTGGACAGCGTGATGTCCGAACTGGAGTCGTCGGTCCTGATCGTGGTGCCGAAGAGCTTGATCCCGTCGACGACGATCGAGCTGCGCCCGTCGAGGTCGAAGCCGTAGTTGCGCTTCTTGGCCGAGACGTTCTGCGGCGCCTTTCCGTCGGCCGCCCACATGAACAGCTGCTTGCTGCCCGCGTCGTAGAACCACTGGTCGGGTGCGCGCAGGAAGGACTTCTTGCCCACCAGCCGGAACTTGGGGGAGGAGCCGCCGATCATCTCGGGCGAGTCGCTGTTCGGGAACGTCAAGCGGAGGGTCTTGTTGGTGCCGTCGAGGTTCCCGGCGGAGACGGTGCTGGTCGTCGTGACCCAGTGGCCGGCGAGCTGGACGGTGGCGCCGGTGAGGTCGCCCAGGGCGGGGAAGCCGGAATAGGTCAAGGTGCCGGTGCCGGTGGAGGTACAGGGAGCGGCCGAGCAGGTGCCTCCGCTGGTCAGGGCGCCCGACCAGCCGGAAGAGACGTAGTTCGCCCCCCAGACCCCGGCGCCGGCCGCGGGGTAGGCCGCCTCCGGCACCGGTGTGCCGCCGGTGAACACCTGGTTGGCCCACAGGTCGGTGTTCGAGGGGTCGACGCTGCTCCCGTACGGCGCGCTCGCCGTGCCGGCCAGGGTGACCGGCGCCTTGTAGATGCTGCCCGAGTCGAGGGTCCATCCGGTGACGGCGTCCGTGCCGTCCACGGTCACCTGGGCGCCCGGCGCCGCCTCGAACCTGATCGGCGCCGCAGCCGTGCCTGACGTGGGCGGGGTGACGGTCTCGTGGTAGTCGCCGGTCAGGATGCGGCAGGTGTCGCCGGGCCGCGCGATGTCCGCACAGTGCTGGATGGTCCGCAGCGGCGCCTGCTGCCCGCCGGCGGCCGAGTCGTCACCGCCCGGCGACACGTAGTACACCGAGCCGACCGCCTGGGCGGACTGGGGAGCCATCCCCATGGCGGCCGCGGAAAGCGCCATCGTGACGGCTGCCACGACGGCGGTTCTCATACCTCTGAGTCTGACCATGCTCACTCCTGTGTCGCCGACTGGTGTCGGCAACGTAACGACTCGGTTCTCCGATGTCTATGCCGAGAACGGCGGAAGATAACCGGGTGATGCAGGGTGAACACCCTCTTATCGTCCGAGAGTTGTCTGATGACTTTGCCCGGACGGCGCCGTCCGGTGCCGGCTGGGGAGGGGGCGGCGAGAACGCGACGGGGCGCGAGGCGCGCGGTCCTACGGCCGTCCGCGCCGGGGGACGAGCCGCTGCTCGTCGAGGTCGTCCCACAGGGCGTCGGGGATGCGCGCCCCGACGCGGGCGACGTTCTCGTGGACCTGCTCGGGGCTGTCCGCGCCCACGACCACTGCGGCCACGTGCGCGTCGAGGAGGGGGTACCGCAGGGCGGCCGCGGGGAGTTCGACACCGTGGGCGAGGCAGACCGCCTCGATCCGCCGTGCGCGGGCGAGCACGTCGGCGGGCACCTGGTGGTAGTCGAACGTGGCGTCCTCGCGAGGCGACCGGGCCAGCAGCCCGCTGTGGAAGACGGCGGCGGCGACCATCACCGTGCCGTGCCGCGCGCACGCGGAGTCCAGATCGGGCGCCGCGCCGTTGTCGAGGAGCGTGTACCGGTTCGCGACCATGACGACATCGGCCAGGCCGGTCTCGACCGTGGCGACCAGGGTGCCCGGGTCCATCGAGCCGGCGCCGATCGAGGTGACCAGACCCTCCTCGCGCAGTCCGGCCAGGGCGGCCATGCCGCGGGGAACGGCCTGGGCGTCGTCCGAGCGCTCCGGGTCGTGGAGGTAGAGGACGTCCACCCGGTCCGTTCCGAGCCGGCCGAGCGAGTCCTCGAGGCCGGCCCGGATGTCGTCCGGGCCGAAGCCCCAGGTCCTGCGGTACCGCGCGGGAACCACGAACCCCTCGGGGTCCGTTGACCGGCCGTCCCACCGCGGGTCCTCCCCCAGCAGCCGCCCCACCTTCGTGGACAGGGTGAACTCCGAGCGCGGCTTGGTCGCCAGAAAGCGGCCCAGTCGGCGCTCGGAGAGGCCGAGCCCGTAGTGGGGTGCCGTGTCGAAGTGCCGTACGCCGGCGGCCCACGCCGCTTCGAGCGCGCGCTCGACCTCCTCGTCGGAGCGGACCCGGAACATGTTGCCGAACGGCGCGCATCCGAGGCCGAGTCGCGGCAGTCCGGCGCGCTCGGCCGCCGGTGCGGTGTGGCGGCGGTCCGCCATGGTGCCCTCCTGAAGTGTGCTCGCGTATCCGGGCGAAGAGGTAGGACATCTTCGGCCAGGCGTTGGACAGTATGCCGGTAGTTGGCGCCATCGGCGGCCCTGGAGGCTCCAAGAGATACGATCTCTCGGGAGGTCGTTCTGGGACATGGCGCAGTTTGGTAGCGCACCTGACCGGGGGTCAGGGGTTCGCAGCGTTCAAATCCTTTCGTCCCGAACGGCGTTGACGGCGAGGAAGCCCCGCGCTCGACCGGCCTAGCGCAGCGTCGTCCCGGCGGGCTGGTCGAGGAGCGCGAGGTCCGCGCGCGTGGGCAGGCCCTCCCAGTCGCCGCGGCCGGCGACGGCGAAGGCGCCGGTGGACGCGGCCCGTTGGAGCCTGGCTGCCATGTCCAGCCCGTCGAGCAGGGCCGAGAGGTAACCGGCGACGAAGGCGTCGCCGGCGCCGATCACGTCGTTGACCCGGACCGGGTGGGCGGCGACGCTGACGGTGCCGTGGGCGTCGGTCGCGCTCGCGCCGTCGCCGCCACGGGTGACCACCACCTCGCGCCGTCCGCGGGCGACCAGCGCGGCGACCGCGTCGCTCTCGTCCAGCGCGGGATCGTCGCTGATCAGGTGCAGTTCGTCGGCGGACGCGACGAGCAGGTCGGCGGTGCGGGCCAGCGGCAGCAGGAGCCTCCTGGCCTGCTCCGGATTCCACAGCCCGGCACGGTAGTTGACGTCCAGGCAGACCAGGGCGCCCAGTTCCCGTGCGCGCGTCGCCGCCGCTGCCACGGCTTCGGCGGCAGACGGGCCGAGGGCCGGGGTGATTCCGGTCAGGTGCAGGACGCGCAGCCCGGGGCGCAGAGCGGGCAGCACCTCCTCGGGCCGGATGGCCGATCCGGCCGACCCCGCACGGTAGTAGGCGACTTTGGCGAGGTCCCCGATGCCGTCCTCGCGGACCAGGAGGCCGGTGGCGCGTCCGTCGGTGTCGACGCGCGCGTGGGTGACGTCGACCTCTTCGGCGCGCAGGGTGCGCAGCACCAGCGTGCCGAACGCGTCGTCCCCGACGCGTCCCACCCATCCGGCCCGGTGGCCGAGCCGGGCGAGGCCGATCGCGACGTTGGACTCCGCGCCGGCGACGGACAGTTCCATCGCCGGGCCGAGCCTGATCGGGCCGGTGGCGCGCAGCGCGGCCATGGTCTCCCCGATGGTGACGACCTCAGGGCCGCCGGCGGCGGTCATGCCGTGACCTCCTCGGCCAGCGCGGTACGCCAGTGCGCGACGCGCCGGCGCAGCGCTGCCAGGTCCCCGCCGTGGGCCGCGTCGCCGACCAGTGGGGTGCCGGCGCCGACGGCCACGGCACCGGCGGCGAGGAAGGCGCGCGCGGCGCGGGCGTCGACACCGCCGACGGGCACGAACGGGATCGCCGGAAAGGGATCGCGCAGCGCCCTGAGATACGAGGGGCCGCCGAGCGAGGCGGGGAAGAGCTTGACCGCGAGCGCTCCGCACTCGTGCGCGGCGACGACCTCGCTGGGCGTCAGGGCACCGATCAGCGTGGGCAGTTCCAGTGGCATGGCCTCGCGCAGGTCGTTGCCGAGCCCGGGGGTGACGAGGAAGCCCGCCCCCGCGTCGGCGGCCTTCGCGGCGTCGGCCGCGGTCAGGACGGTGCCGGCGCCGAGGTGGGCGCCGGGGCCGAGTTCGCGGCGGGCCTGCCGGATCACCCACAGCGCGTCGGTGGTGGTGAGCGAGACCTCGGCGCAGGTGATGCCCTCCTCGGCGAGGGTGACCACCGTGCGCAGCGCGGCCTGGCGATCGCTTCCGCGCACGATGGCGAGGGTTCGGTGCGGCAGTTCGGTCGGTTTCATGGCGGCCCCTTGTGCGGCGGTGTGGTCCTCGACGGCTCTGCCGGCTCGTCGATTGCTTGACAGCATAGCTGCCAAGTGCCATCGTCCTGTCGTATTCGCTATGACGGACTCCATGGCCGTGCCTTCGCTGCCGGGAGCGGTCGGATCGAGCGACCACTCCGTTCAGGAGAGTGGACCCCCGAGAACCGGAAGGTGTGGCGGCGATGCGTGACCGGATCACCACGAAACGCGCGGGCAGGTCTCTTGTGGGGAGCCGGACATGAGCCCCCTGCGGAGTTCGGCCTGGTGGGACGAGCCCGGCAAGGCCGGCTTCATCGCCCGCCACCACATGCGCCAACTCGGGCTCACCCGCGACCAGTTGCGCGGGAAGCCCGTGGTGGGCATCTGCAACAGCTGGTCCGAACTGTCCCCGTGCAACGCGCACCTGCGGGTGCTGGCCGAATCCGTGCGCCGCGGGATCACCGCCGCGGGCGGCCTGGCCCTGGAGTTCCCGACGATGTCCATCGGCGAGCCCCTGATGCGGCCCACGTCGATGATGTTCCGCAACCTGATGAGCATGGACGTCGAGGAGACCATCCGCGCCAACCCCCTGGACGCGGTGGTGCTCCTCGGCGGCTGCGACAAGACGCTGCCCGCGCAGCTCATGGGAGCGGTGAGCGTCGACCTGCCCGCCATCGCGCTGTCCGGCGGCCCGATGCTGACCGGACGCTTCCGGGGCCGGACGGTCGGCTCCGGCACCGACATCTGGCGGATGAGCGAGGAGTTGCGCGCCGGCCGCATCACGCAGTCCGACTTCGACGAGTTCGAAGGCTGCCTCGCCCGCTCGGCCGGCCACTGCATGACGATGGGCACCGCCTCCACCATGGGCTGCGTCACCGAAGCGCTCGGGCTCTCGCTGCCCGGCGCCGCCGCCCTGCCCGCCGCCGACGCCCGCCGCGCCCAACTCGCCGAGGAGTCCGGCGCCCGCGCGGTCGAACTCGCCCGCGAGGGCCTGCGCCCGTCGGACATCCTCACCGAGAGGGCCTTCACCAACGCCGTCGTCGTCAACGCCGCCATCGGCGGCTCGACCAACGCGGTGCTGCACCTGCTCGCGATCGCGGGCCGGGCGGGCGTGCCCCTCACCCTCGACGACATCGACACCCTGGGCCGCCGGGTGCCGCTGCTCGCCGACCTGATGCCCAGCGGCCGCTTCCTCATGGAGGACTTCGCCTACGCCGGCGGCCTTCCCGCGCTCATGGCCGAACTCGGCGATCTGCTGGACCACGACGCGCCGACCGTCAACGGGCAGACCCTCGGCGCGAACATCCAGGGCCATCAGGTCTGGAACCGCGAGGTGATCCGCCCGGTCGACGATCCGGTCCAGCCCGTCGGCAGCGGCACCGTGGTGCTGCGCGGGAACCTGGCACCGGACGGCGCGGTGCTCAAGCAGTCCGCGGCCTCGCCGCATCTGCTCCGCCACCGCGGCCCCGCCCTGGTCTTCGACGACATCGAGGAGTACCTGCGCGCCGCCGACGACCCCGACCTGCCGGTGGACGCCGGCACGGTCCTCGTCGTCCGCAACCTCGGCCCCCGCGGCTACCCGGGCATGCCCGAACTCGGCAACCTGCCCATGCCCGCCAAGCTGCTGGCCGAGGGCGTCACCGACATGGTCCGCATCTCCGACGCGCGGATGAGCGGCACCGCCTACGGCACCGTCATCCTGCACGTGGCACCGGAGTCCTCCGTCGGAGGGCCGCTCGCCCTGGTACGCACCGGCGACACGATCGAACTCGACGTCGCCGCCCGCAGCCTGCGCGTGGACGTCACCGACACCGAACTCGCCGAACGCCGCGCGGAGTGGACCGCCCCGCAGCGCACGGACACCCGCGGCTGGACGCGGCTGTACGTCGACCGCGTCCTGCAGGCCGACCGCGGCGTCGACCTCGACTTCCTGGTCGGCGGGTCCGGCGACCAGCCCGGAAAGGTGCCCTTCTGATGAGTGCGGACCCGACCACCGGCGCCGACCTGCTGCGCGGGGTGATGCCCGTCCTCGAAGTGCCCTTCACCGCGGGCGGCGACCTCGACCTCGACAGCTTCGAGCGCCTGGTGCGCCACGTCCTGGACACCGGCGTCACGGCCGTCATGTTCCCCGGCTTCGCCAGCGAGTTCCACAAACTGAGCGACGCCGAACGGGACCTGCTCACCGCCCGCCTGCTCGACCTCACCACGGCCCGCCCCGACGTGGCGGCCGTGGTGTCGATCCCCGACCACGCCACCCGCCTCGCGGTCGAGCGCGCCACCGCCGCCGTCGACGCCGGCGCCGACGCGATCAACCTCCTGCCGCCGCACTTCCTCGCCCCTCCGGCCGACGAGGTGCGCCGGCACGTGACGGCGATCCTGACCGCTGTCGCCCCCACACCCGTGGTCCTGCAGTACGCCCCGGCGCAGACCGGGTCGTCCTTCACCGCGGACGCCCTGCGCGCCCTGGCCGCGGACCACCCGAACCTGGTGGCCGTCAAGATCGAGACACCGCTGCCGGGCCGGCTCGCGGAGGACCTCGCGGCCGGCACCCCGGGCTTGCGCTCCTTCACCGGCTACGCCGGACTCCAACTGGCCGACGGGCTGCGGCGGGGCGTCGACGGCGTGCAGCCGGGATGCTCCTTCACGGAGATCTACCAGGAGATCTGGCGGCTATGGCATTCCGGCGACGAGGCCCGGGCCCTGCGCCTCCACGCCCGCCTGGTGCCCTACCTTGCGTACTGGATGCAGGAGGTCGAGTTGATCATCATGGTGGAGAAGGTCGTCTCGGCCCGCCGCGGACTCATCGACGACCCCCATTGCCGCCATCCGGCGCGCAGCCTGGACCCGCAGGAGATCGGCGGTGTCGACCGGTTCCTGGCCGAGTTCGACGCGCTCCTGCGGCCCCGGCGGAACAGGAGCGGATCATGACGGATCTCACCGGCCACCGCGTACTCATCACGGGTGCCGCACGGGGGATCGGCGCGGCCGTCGCGGCCGCGGTCGTCGACGCCGGCGGCCGCGCCGGCCTGCTGGACATCGACGCGGACGGCGTCCGCGCGACCGCCCGCCGTCTCGGCGCGTCGGCCGCGTCGGCCACCTGCGACATCACCGACGAAGATCAGGTCGCCGCGGCGGTGGAGGCACTGAGCGCGGAACTCGGCC comes from Streptomyces sp. NBC_00448 and encodes:
- a CDS encoding RICIN domain-containing protein encodes the protein MRTAVVAAVTMALSAAAMGMAPQSAQAVGSVYYVSPGGDDSAAGGQQAPLRTIQHCADIARPGDTCRILTGDYHETVTPPTSGTAAAPIRFEAAPGAQVTVDGTDAVTGWTLDSGSIYKAPVTLAGTASAPYGSSVDPSNTDLWANQVFTGGTPVPEAAYPAAGAGVWGANYVSSGWSGALTSGGTCSAAPCTSTGTGTLTYSGFPALGDLTGATVQLAGHWVTTTSTVSAGNLDGTNKTLRLTFPNSDSPEMIGGSSPKFRLVGKKSFLRAPDQWFYDAGSKQLFMWAADGKAPQNVSAKKRNYGFDLDGRSSIVVDGIKLFGTTIRTDDSSSDITLSRIDATYLSEWQTTQYRSDLPYAGIYAGNHRADSGIQLHGRDNELLDSHIRYSGGAGVSLKGSGQVIRDNLITDAAYNGTYSAAITVEDGIQSSAIVHNTMRSTGRDMINLNTNAYPNAGYDLRIAYNDMSDYARIGQDLGAIYVCCDTSLRGRIDHNTIHNPSQVGNGLHFDNGTIDVNVDHNVIWGLGSNSVGGYGVAQGGWSAGHDLPYLKGSYTNNTIVTPDRSTIFNYYATAAQVANTTARNNILDGDKPADQSYAYIAGGTPNESNDLATKYSQNPAANTPAPGYTDFAANDFTLAPGSPAIDAGTPVAGVTDGYAGAAPDQGAYEAGQATWLSGCTFTPECGDASMSKVTIVARHSGKDVGVDGTAAQTTQQTDSGSAAQQWAVLPQAGGTAQIKNLATGLCLAVAGQRTDDLAPVYQWACSTAPNFLWNVRDTEGGYQQIVGAQSGKCLNVYGLSTADGAGLIQYTCSEVGNMEFTLQPIK
- a CDS encoding aldo/keto reductase → MADRRHTAPAAERAGLPRLGLGCAPFGNMFRVRSDEEVERALEAAWAAGVRHFDTAPHYGLGLSERRLGRFLATKPRSEFTLSTKVGRLLGEDPRWDGRSTDPEGFVVPARYRRTWGFGPDDIRAGLEDSLGRLGTDRVDVLYLHDPERSDDAQAVPRGMAALAGLREEGLVTSIGAGSMDPGTLVATVETGLADVVMVANRYTLLDNGAAPDLDSACARHGTVMVAAAVFHSGLLARSPREDATFDYHQVPADVLARARRIEAVCLAHGVELPAAALRYPLLDAHVAAVVVGADSPEQVHENVARVGARIPDALWDDLDEQRLVPRRGRP
- a CDS encoding sugar kinase gives rise to the protein MTAAGGPEVVTIGETMAALRATGPIRLGPAMELSVAGAESNVAIGLARLGHRAGWVGRVGDDAFGTLVLRTLRAEEVDVTHARVDTDGRATGLLVREDGIGDLAKVAYYRAGSAGSAIRPEEVLPALRPGLRVLHLTGITPALGPSAAEAVAAAATRARELGALVCLDVNYRAGLWNPEQARRLLLPLARTADLLVASADELHLISDDPALDESDAVAALVARGRREVVVTRGGDGASATDAHGTVSVAAHPVRVNDVIGAGDAFVAGYLSALLDGLDMAARLQRAASTGAFAVAGRGDWEGLPTRADLALLDQPAGTTLR
- a CDS encoding bifunctional 4-hydroxy-2-oxoglutarate aldolase/2-dehydro-3-deoxy-phosphogluconate aldolase gives rise to the protein MKPTELPHRTLAIVRGSDRQAALRTVVTLAEEGITCAEVSLTTTDALWVIRQARRELGPGAHLGAGTVLTAADAAKAADAGAGFLVTPGLGNDLREAMPLELPTLIGALTPSEVVAAHECGALAVKLFPASLGGPSYLRALRDPFPAIPFVPVGGVDARAARAFLAAGAVAVGAGTPLVGDAAHGGDLAALRRRVAHWRTALAEEVTA
- a CDS encoding IlvD/Edd family dehydratase, producing MSPLRSSAWWDEPGKAGFIARHHMRQLGLTRDQLRGKPVVGICNSWSELSPCNAHLRVLAESVRRGITAAGGLALEFPTMSIGEPLMRPTSMMFRNLMSMDVEETIRANPLDAVVLLGGCDKTLPAQLMGAVSVDLPAIALSGGPMLTGRFRGRTVGSGTDIWRMSEELRAGRITQSDFDEFEGCLARSAGHCMTMGTASTMGCVTEALGLSLPGAAALPAADARRAQLAEESGARAVELAREGLRPSDILTERAFTNAVVVNAAIGGSTNAVLHLLAIAGRAGVPLTLDDIDTLGRRVPLLADLMPSGRFLMEDFAYAGGLPALMAELGDLLDHDAPTVNGQTLGANIQGHQVWNREVIRPVDDPVQPVGSGTVVLRGNLAPDGAVLKQSAASPHLLRHRGPALVFDDIEEYLRAADDPDLPVDAGTVLVVRNLGPRGYPGMPELGNLPMPAKLLAEGVTDMVRISDARMSGTAYGTVILHVAPESSVGGPLALVRTGDTIELDVAARSLRVDVTDTELAERRAEWTAPQRTDTRGWTRLYVDRVLQADRGVDLDFLVGGSGDQPGKVPF
- a CDS encoding dihydrodipicolinate synthase family protein; translated protein: MSADPTTGADLLRGVMPVLEVPFTAGGDLDLDSFERLVRHVLDTGVTAVMFPGFASEFHKLSDAERDLLTARLLDLTTARPDVAAVVSIPDHATRLAVERATAAVDAGADAINLLPPHFLAPPADEVRRHVTAILTAVAPTPVVLQYAPAQTGSSFTADALRALAADHPNLVAVKIETPLPGRLAEDLAAGTPGLRSFTGYAGLQLADGLRRGVDGVQPGCSFTEIYQEIWRLWHSGDEARALRLHARLVPYLAYWMQEVELIIMVEKVVSARRGLIDDPHCRHPARSLDPQEIGGVDRFLAEFDALLRPRRNRSGS